The following coding sequences lie in one Rutidosis leptorrhynchoides isolate AG116_Rl617_1_P2 chromosome 6, CSIRO_AGI_Rlap_v1, whole genome shotgun sequence genomic window:
- the LOC139853386 gene encoding uncharacterized protein isoform X2, with translation MADSRSNKRTRSQLMQRKKRIEELIKSAYSSDNDNLSQFPQFQIYNKNGRGDKLSSSLKQYIQKLLKVNMEGPFGAEWPEKEKLKRREMSSHEALYIFVYEVPITPDTEASVIGFVHYRFTIEEDIPVLYLYELQLESAYQGKGLGKFLMELVELIACKNCMGAVVLTVQKQNTSAVNFYLNKLRYNISAISPSKVYQQMGVIGEEKSYEILCKTFDHESKAVLEES, from the exons ATGGCGGATAGCAGATCAAACAAGCGAACAAGAAGCCAG TTAATGCAGAGGAAGAAGCGGATTGAAGAGCTCATCAAATCAGCTTATTCTTCAGATAACGATAATCTTTCACAGTTTCCTCAATTCCAAATTTACAACAAAAATG GACGTGGGGATAAACTATCATCTAGTTTGAAGCAGTACATCCAAAAGCTCCTTAAG GTTAATATGGAGGGCCCATTTGGAGCAGAGTGGCcagaaaaggaaaaattgaagcGTCGGGAAATGTCATCTCATGAAGCGCTATATATTTTCGTATACGAGGTTCCAATTACGCCAGATACTGAGGCGTCCGTAATTGGATTTGTACATTATAGATTCACCATCGAAGAGGATATACCCGTACTTTACTTGTATGAATTGCAGCTTGAATCTGCTTATCAGGGAAAGGGACTTGGAAAGTTCCTAATGGAACTGGTTGAGCTAATTGCATGCAAG AACTGCATGGGTGCTGTGGTGCTTACTGTACAGAAGCAGAACACTTCAGCAGTCAATTTCTACTTGAATAAGTTAAG GTACAATATATCCGCTATTTCTCCTTCAAAAGTTTATCAGCAG ATGGGAGTCATTGGAGAAGAGAAGAGCTATGAGATTctttgtaaaacattcgaccatGAAAGTAAAGCTGTATTAGAG GAATCATGA
- the LOC139853386 gene encoding uncharacterized protein isoform X1, with amino-acid sequence MADSRSNKRTRSQLMQRKKRIEELIKSAYSSDNDNLSQFPQFQIYNKNGLSLFLKPGRGDKLSSSLKQYIQKLLKVNMEGPFGAEWPEKEKLKRREMSSHEALYIFVYEVPITPDTEASVIGFVHYRFTIEEDIPVLYLYELQLESAYQGKGLGKFLMELVELIACKNCMGAVVLTVQKQNTSAVNFYLNKLRYNISAISPSKVYQQMGVIGEEKSYEILCKTFDHESKAVLEES; translated from the exons ATGGCGGATAGCAGATCAAACAAGCGAACAAGAAGCCAG TTAATGCAGAGGAAGAAGCGGATTGAAGAGCTCATCAAATCAGCTTATTCTTCAGATAACGATAATCTTTCACAGTTTCCTCAATTCCAAATTTACAACAAAAATG GCCTATCTTTATTCCTCAAACCAGGACGTGGGGATAAACTATCATCTAGTTTGAAGCAGTACATCCAAAAGCTCCTTAAG GTTAATATGGAGGGCCCATTTGGAGCAGAGTGGCcagaaaaggaaaaattgaagcGTCGGGAAATGTCATCTCATGAAGCGCTATATATTTTCGTATACGAGGTTCCAATTACGCCAGATACTGAGGCGTCCGTAATTGGATTTGTACATTATAGATTCACCATCGAAGAGGATATACCCGTACTTTACTTGTATGAATTGCAGCTTGAATCTGCTTATCAGGGAAAGGGACTTGGAAAGTTCCTAATGGAACTGGTTGAGCTAATTGCATGCAAG AACTGCATGGGTGCTGTGGTGCTTACTGTACAGAAGCAGAACACTTCAGCAGTCAATTTCTACTTGAATAAGTTAAG GTACAATATATCCGCTATTTCTCCTTCAAAAGTTTATCAGCAG ATGGGAGTCATTGGAGAAGAGAAGAGCTATGAGATTctttgtaaaacattcgaccatGAAAGTAAAGCTGTATTAGAG GAATCATGA
- the LOC139855951 gene encoding organelle RRM domain-containing protein 6, chloroplastic-like: protein MAATMVGTCNPRVCSSSSTSLLLVNSDTNRSLSSSSFILRSTPPIPLYRTLSSKLSIKSSKRQNCFQVVACISPSQSQNTTTNVNFTSSTKLYVSGLSFRTSVESLRNAFLSFGQLIEVNLVMDKIANRPRGFAFLRYATKEESDKAIEGMHGKFLDGRVIFVEYAKPRSQLNQGIKQNPKPY from the exons ATGGCGGCAACAATGGTTGGTACGTGTAACCCTAGAGTTTGTTCATCATCATCCACGTCACTATTACTGGTCAACAGTGATACCAATCGTTCCTTATCTTCTTCTTCATTTATCTTACGGTCTACACCCCCAATTCCTCTGTACCGTACACTATCTTCAAAGCTTTCAATTAAATCATCAAAACGACAAAATTGTTTTCAAGTTGTAGCCTGCATCTCTCCTTCACAATCACAAAATACAACTACTAATGTTAATTTCACATCCTCTACGAAACTCTATGTCAGTG GACTCTCATTTCGAACATCGGTGGAGAGCTTACGAAATGCTTTCCTGTCATTTGGCCAGCTTATTGAAG TAAATCTGGTGATGGATAAGATTGCCAACAGACCGAGAGGATTTGCTTTCCTGCGTTATGCAACAAAAGAAGAATCTGATAAGGCCATTGAGGGTATGCATGGAAAG TTTCTTGATGGTAGAGTTATATTCGTAGAATACGCGAAACCCAGGTCTCAACTTAATCAAGGCATCAAACAGAATCCAAAGCCATATTGA